TTGAAATGATGATTGGTATCATCTTGTATGTATCCGCATTATCCCTTCTATTCAGACGAATCATTACGAAGTTTAAAGAGAGACGCTTAAAAAAAGTAGGGGAGGAATCATAATATGAATATGAATGATTTGTATTTCCTAATTCAACAAATGATGTTGTTCTCCGTGCCACTTCTTGTAGTCGCAATCGCGGGTATGTTTTCTGAACGCAGTGGTGTGGTAAATATTGCCCTTGAAGGGATTATGATTATGGGTGCATTTTCAGGAACCTTGTTTATGCACTTGAACCAAACAAATGGTGGCCTTTCGGGCTATCCATTGCTCTTTGCATCCATGGCGATCGCAACGGTGACAGGAATGGTATATGCACTGTTTCATGCTTTTGCATCCATTGAAATGTCTGCAGATCAAACCATCTCAGGGACAGCCTTGAACTTATTTGCCCCTGCATTTGTGATTTTCTCAGCACGTTCAGTGATTGGTATCCAACAAGTCAATTTTCAAAATACATTCTTAATTCAAAGTGTTCCACTTTTGGGAGATATTCCAATCATTGGAAGAATGTTCTTCCAAAATGCATACCTATCAACCTATCTTGGATTTTTAATCCTGATTATCGCAAGTTTCGTATTATATAAAACTCCATTTGGCTTACGACTTCGATCCGCAGGTGAAAATCCACAAGCAACCGATGCTGCTGGTATCAGTGTGCGCAAGATTCGGTATGCCGGTGTCCTTATTTCAGGCGCACTTGCAGGATTGGGTGGACTCATCTATATTATCCCTGTTACCGTTACCTTCAACGCTGATGTTGCAGGGTATGGGTTCTTGGCAATTGCGGTATTAATTTTTGGACAATGGAAGCCAAGTCGTATCTTAACGTCTGCGTTGTTCTTTGGATTGTTGAAGACTATTTCTGCTTCTTATTCAGGCATTCAATTCTTCTTCAACCTAAATATTCCACAAGTAATCTATCAAGTCATCCCTTATGTTGCGACCTTGATTGTGCTTGTTATTTCATCGAAGAAATCACAAGGACCCAAAGCACTTGGGGAACCTTTTGATAAAGGAAAACGTTAATTAAATATATGTATGAGTTCAATCATTGATGGACTCACCAAAATAAAGCGGTGCATTCATTTGAGTGCACCGCTTCTTATGTTTAGGCATTAAAGGCTTCGTTGATAAACAAGAGGATATCCTTTGTGACCCGTTCTTTTTCGTCATCATTGAGCACCTCATGGCGGGAGTGTTCATAGATGTTTGCACGAATTGGAATGGATATGTGTTTTTGTAGATGATAGATGGCTTGATTAAACCCGTCTCGTTTAAAGTCTGGACACGGATCTTCTTGACCGATTACAAAAAGACAAGGGATGTCCGAGGTAAAGGGAAGTTGATCTTTATCATACACTTCATAAAACAAATCCATGAGGACATCATACCCTTGATAGGTTAACGGAAATCCACACAAAGGATCATTGAGGTATGCTTGGACATTCTCTTTATTATTTGAGAGCCAATCAATCTTTGAACTTCCTTTAGGCAATGATTTCGCAAGGGTGTTATTCAACATTGAATCAATAAAGAGAGCGGGCTTGGTTTTCCTTCCCAGTCCCAAAAGGGAAATACCCCGTTTAAGAAGTTTAAACCCTGCTGGTTTATAAGGAGACCCAGATAAAATAAGGGCATCAACGGTTTGTGGATGATGGTAGAAGAAGGCACGGGCTACTAAGGATCCCATGGAGTGTCCAAAGACGATATGGGGTTCAGGTAAGGGTTCTAAAAGTGTGTAGAGTGCGTCTGTCATGGCTTCAACGGATTCCAAATGACCTTTTTGATTGTTTGTGATGGATTCGCCATGTCCGGGTAAATCAACACTCAATACAGCATAGCCCTTTTGTGATAGTTGAGATGCAAAGTGTTGATATCGTTTACGATGTTCGGCCATTCCGTGTATAATAAGTACAGTACCGAGTGCTTGAGGTGTTTCGATATAGGTGTGTTTAAGATCCATTAATATCACATCTCCTTGATATACATGATTATATCAAGGATTCGCACACTTATGAAGTCATATACAGAAAAGAGGTTTTTATGATCAGTGTTATTGGAGGCGGTCCCAGTGGAATGATGGCAGCATACAGTGCAAAGCTTCACAATCCGAAAACGCGTGTTGTGTTGTTTGATAGAAATCCGAATTTAGGCAAGAAAATGCGATTGACAGGAGGTGGCCGCTGTAATGTTACCGCCAATGTATCCCTGGAAGATTTGGTGAAATCCGTGGTGAAAAATGGACGGTTTCTTTACAGCAGTTTCAATAATTTAGGTCCCCAAGAAATTCAAGCGTTTTTTAAGCACTATGGTGTAGAACTGATTGAAGAAGATCATCACCGCATGTTTCCAAAGTCACATCGTTCCCATGATATTGTGGACGCCTGTGAGCGGGCGTTGGTTGATGTGGGCGTTGAACTTCGTTTAGGGGTGAATGTCGAAACACTGACACCAACTTCAATCAGTGTTGATGGTACATCCATTCAATGTGAACATATCATCATCGCAACTGGTGGTCGTACCTTGCCTCAAACAGGGTCTGATGGCAGTGGGTATGAGTTTGCCAGCGCATTGGGTCATACGGTCACAAACCTATTACCACAAGAAGTACCATTGGTCTCAAATGATGCCCTGATTCAATCAAAAGCACTTCAAGGCTTATCGTTTAAGGATGTTCAAGTGAAGGTAAAGGATGGTAAGAAAACACTCGCAACCCTCACCCATGATCTCATTATCACGCATTTTGGTTATTCAGGACCCGTCGCCTTAAGAGCCAGCTTTTATGTTCAACGTCTGATTGAAAATCAAAAGGGACCGGTCACCCTTGAAATTGACTTTATGCCTGGGTTTCAAGCGATTGATGACACACACCCAAACCTTCAAAAAAGACTCTTGGATGTCCTATCAAAGCAAGATTCATCGCTTATTGATGCGTTGAAACACTTTAAAACATCAATCTATGCAACCCGCGGTTTTAGTTATGCTTTTGTCACCAATGGGGGTGTCATGGTGAAAGAGATTGATCCAAAGACCATGAAATCTAAACGCTTTGAAACGATTTCCTTTTGTGGGGAAGTAATGGATGTGAGTGCATTTACCGGGGGTTATAATATCACCGCAGCACTATCAAGTGGATATACTGCAGGAAAATACTGCATGGAGGGGAAATATGAAACAGTGGATATTCTTTGATGTTGGATCAACACTGGTCGATGAAACAAAGACCTATGATGCCTTTATACACGCCTGTGTTGAATCGTTCGCGTAAAGAAGGGATTTATGTGTCGTTTGAAGCGTTTGAATCAAAAATGATTGAAGCGTCCACAAACGGACTGCCACCCATACGGACTGTTTGGAATGCTTTATCTTCGTCAAAGCGACCGTTGTGGAACACCCAACACGAAACCTTAATCCAAGACGCCTTGTATGTCCTTCAAACCTTATCAAAGAAATATCACTTAGGCATTATTGTAAAATCAAGGGTTGGGTCTTGAAGCGCGTCTTCATGCATTTAAGATCAGAACCTATTTTGAGTGTGTTATATCCTCCAGTGATGTTGGGTTTAATAAACCACAACGTGAAATCTTTGAATATGCTTTAAAAATAAGTGGCTGTGATCCTCAAGATGCGGTCTATGTGGGGGATCGTTATGACAATGATAGTCTTCTTTCGAAACAACTGGGATTTACAACCGTTCATTTTTTAAATGGTTTAGGAAAACATCAACCGATCACAAAGATGCAAAGTGACGATACAATAGAGTCCCTCACACAACTTCTGGATCTTTTTTAAAAACTGATAGCTTTGCGAATTTTGGTGTTTTCGTGTTTGACTTTACAGCCCAAAGTCTATATTATAAGTGTAGAGCGATGAAAAGAAGTAGTAAATCGGTGGTGTATTTGGTAAAGAGATCTGATGGTTGGTGAAAATCAGAAGTATACACGGTTGAACTCGTCTTGGAGCACTTTATGGGATATGTACTGTAAAGCGTAAAATCTGCGTTAAAGATTAAAGCGCCCATAATTGTTTATGGGAACTAAGGTGGTACCGCGGTAATTGATTATCGTCCTTTGCGTGGTGCTTTTTTTTATAGTTTAAAGGAGAAAAGATATGTACAATCATCTTGATATTGAAAAGAAATGGCAAGCGTATTGGGAAGAAAACGAGACGTTTAAGACGGATACGCATAATCTCAGTGTTCCAAAATATTACGTCTTGGATATGTTTCCCTATCCATCAGGCGATGGCCTCCATGTGGGACACCCACGTGGCTATACAGGGACTGACATCATTGCACGTCGTAAACGGATGCAAGGATTTAATGTGCTTCATCCAATGGGGTGGGATGCGTTTGGACTTCCTGCAGAACAGTTTGCCTTGAAAACAGGAAACCATCCGGATGGCTTTACCCAAAAGAATATCTTAACGTTCAAAAAACAAATGCAGATGTTGGGACTTTCGTATGATTGGTCGCGTGAATTATCCACAACAGATAAAGACTATTATAAGTGGACGCAGTGGATCTTTACGAAGCTTTATGAACAAGGGCTTGCTTATGTTGATGAAAAACCGGTGAACTTCTGTCCAGAACTGGGAACCGTGCTTGCAAATGAAGAAGTCATTGATGGTAAAAGTGAAGTGGGTGGCTTTGATGTCATTCGTTTACCAATGCGTCAGTGGGTCTTGAAGATTACTGCCTATGCAGAACGGTTACTTGAAGATTTAGAGCTTGTTGATTGGCCAACCTCAACCAAAGAAATGCAAATTAACTGGATTGGGAAATCAGTGGGTTCAAATGTCGTCTTTAAAGTAGACAATCATGACTTAGAGTTTACAGTGTTCACAACCCGTGCAGATACCTTGTTTGGTGCGACGTATTGTGTCTTAGCACCAGAACATCCATTCATTAACCAAATTACGACTGTGGATAAAAAAGAAGAAGTTGAACAGTATGTTGATAAAGTGTCGCATAAAAGTGATCTTGAACGTACAGAACTGAATAAGGAAAAAACCGGTGTATTTACAGGGGCGTATGCGATTAACCCTGTGAATGGTAAGAAAGTTCCAATTTATATTGCCGATTATGTACTGGCTTCTTATGGAACGGGTGCCATTATGGCGGTGCCTGCACACGATGAACGTGACTATGAGTTCGCAACGAAATATAACATTGACATTATTCCAGTGCTTGAAGGTGGGGACTTAAGTGTTGAAGCCTTTGTGGGTGATGGTAAGCATATCAACTCTGATTTCTTAGATGGTATGGGTAAAGAAGAAGCCATTGAAGTAATGAATGCATGGCTTGTGAAACAAGGCGTTGGGGAATATAAGATTTCGTATAAACTGCGTGATTGGTTATTCTCACGTCAACGTTATTGGGGTGAACCCATTCCAATTGTGCATATGAGCGATGGGTCCATGCGTACAGTAGCGCTTGATGAATTACCCCTTGAATTACCGGAAGTTGGAGATTACAAACCGGCACCTGATGGTCAATCACCGCTTGCGAAAGCAGAAGATTGGTTGGAAGTTACCTTCCCAGATGGTTCAAAAGGACGTCGTGAAACCAATACCATGCCACAATGGGCAGGCTCATGTTGGTATTATATGCGTTATATTGACCCAACCAACACTGAAGCAATTGGCGATCCAACACTCCTCAATCACTGGTTACCGGTTGATTTATATGTGGGTGGTGCAGAACATGCGGTTCTTCACTTATTGTATGCACGGTTCTGGCATAAAGTCTTATACGATATTGGTGTTGTTGCAACGAAAGAACCGTTTGCGAAACTGTATCACCAAGGGATGATTTTAGGATCCAACAATGAAAAAATGAGTAAGTCACGTGGAAACGTTGTGAATCCCGATGATATTGTGAAGACACACGGTGCTGATGCACTGCGCGTCTATGAAATGTTTATGGGACCATTTGATGGGGCTATTCCTTGGAGTACACGCGGTCTTGATGGAATTCGTAAATGGTTAGACCGAGTATGGCGTCTTGTTATGGATGAAAACAAGCTCAGCGATCACAATGATGGATCACTGGATTATGTATACCATGCAACCGTTGAGAAAGTGGATCGTGATATTGAAAACTTCGGATTCAATACAGCCATCTCACAATTAATGATTTTTGTTAATGAAGCGTATAAACAAGAAACACTTTACAAAGACTATGCTCTTGGTTTTGTGAAATTGTTGAGTGTCTTTGCACCACATATGGGTGAAGAAATGTATGAAGCCTTAAGTGGACAAACAGGGATTGCTTATGAAGCATGGCCAACCTATGATCCTCAAAAATTAATTAAGGATGAAGTCCAAATTGTGGTTCAAATAAATGGTAAAGTGCGTGCGAAATTTGATACAGCAAATGGTCAATCCGATGAAGCTTTACAAGACCTTGCATTTGACCAAGATAACATCAAGAAATATCTTGAAACCTTTGATGTAGTGAAGGTGATTGTTGTGAAAAATAAGATCGTGAACATTGTGGTCAAACCGAAAGCATAATGATGTGAAAATGTTAAAAAAATCAAGATTTTTCACAAAGTTTTGAAATTTAGTGTAAAAAAAAGCACAATTGGGGGTAAAAAGGGGCTCAGTTTGACAAACTGGGTGTTCCT
This DNA window, taken from Erysipelothrix larvae, encodes the following:
- a CDS encoding HAD family hydrolase; amino-acid sequence: MGLEARLHAFKIRTYFECVISSSDVGFNKPQREIFEYALKISGCDPQDAVYVGDRYDNDSLLSKQLGFTTVHFLNGLGKHQPITKMQSDDTIESLTQLLDLF
- the leuS gene encoding leucine--tRNA ligase, with the protein product MYNHLDIEKKWQAYWEENETFKTDTHNLSVPKYYVLDMFPYPSGDGLHVGHPRGYTGTDIIARRKRMQGFNVLHPMGWDAFGLPAEQFALKTGNHPDGFTQKNILTFKKQMQMLGLSYDWSRELSTTDKDYYKWTQWIFTKLYEQGLAYVDEKPVNFCPELGTVLANEEVIDGKSEVGGFDVIRLPMRQWVLKITAYAERLLEDLELVDWPTSTKEMQINWIGKSVGSNVVFKVDNHDLEFTVFTTRADTLFGATYCVLAPEHPFINQITTVDKKEEVEQYVDKVSHKSDLERTELNKEKTGVFTGAYAINPVNGKKVPIYIADYVLASYGTGAIMAVPAHDERDYEFATKYNIDIIPVLEGGDLSVEAFVGDGKHINSDFLDGMGKEEAIEVMNAWLVKQGVGEYKISYKLRDWLFSRQRYWGEPIPIVHMSDGSMRTVALDELPLELPEVGDYKPAPDGQSPLAKAEDWLEVTFPDGSKGRRETNTMPQWAGSCWYYMRYIDPTNTEAIGDPTLLNHWLPVDLYVGGAEHAVLHLLYARFWHKVLYDIGVVATKEPFAKLYHQGMILGSNNEKMSKSRGNVVNPDDIVKTHGADALRVYEMFMGPFDGAIPWSTRGLDGIRKWLDRVWRLVMDENKLSDHNDGSLDYVYHATVEKVDRDIENFGFNTAISQLMIFVNEAYKQETLYKDYALGFVKLLSVFAPHMGEEMYEALSGQTGIAYEAWPTYDPQKLIKDEVQIVVQINGKVRAKFDTANGQSDEALQDLAFDQDNIKKYLETFDVVKVIVVKNKIVNIVVKPKA
- a CDS encoding aminoacetone oxidase family FAD-binding enzyme, with protein sequence MISVIGGGPSGMMAAYSAKLHNPKTRVVLFDRNPNLGKKMRLTGGGRCNVTANVSLEDLVKSVVKNGRFLYSSFNNLGPQEIQAFFKHYGVELIEEDHHRMFPKSHRSHDIVDACERALVDVGVELRLGVNVETLTPTSISVDGTSIQCEHIIIATGGRTLPQTGSDGSGYEFASALGHTVTNLLPQEVPLVSNDALIQSKALQGLSFKDVQVKVKDGKKTLATLTHDLIITHFGYSGPVALRASFYVQRLIENQKGPVTLEIDFMPGFQAIDDTHPNLQKRLLDVLSKQDSSLIDALKHFKTSIYATRGFSYAFVTNGGVMVKEIDPKTMKSKRFETISFCGEVMDVSAFTGGYNITAALSSGYTAGKYCMEGKYETVDIL
- a CDS encoding alpha/beta fold hydrolase, which gives rise to MDLKHTYIETPQALGTVLIIHGMAEHRKRYQHFASQLSQKGYAVLSVDLPGHGESITNNQKGHLESVEAMTDALYTLLEPLPEPHIVFGHSMGSLVARAFFYHHPQTVDALILSGSPYKPAGFKLLKRGISLLGLGRKTKPALFIDSMLNNTLAKSLPKGSSKIDWLSNNKENVQAYLNDPLCGFPLTYQGYDVLMDLFYEVYDKDQLPFTSDIPCLFVIGQEDPCPDFKRDGFNQAIYHLQKHISIPIRANIYEHSRHEVLNDDEKERVTKDILLFINEAFNA